From Alphaproteobacteria bacterium, the proteins below share one genomic window:
- a CDS encoding MFS transporter, with translation MQLSRARLLAFVSQALPIAGLGLPIVIYLPPFYAEELGLGLTAVGSIFMITRFFDVAIDPAFGLFADRYGTRWGRRKPWIAAAIPILAVSVWMIFLPAGTVSGTYLLVWLLILYVGWTCATISILAWSAELATDYDARTRLQGAYQAMLMVGLIAVLAVPALYEAAGEASLREKMRGVGLFIVVLLVPTFLAALAFVPEVSVAERPHVDWRGVLFALWRSRPLRRLLLADLLIGLSSGVSGSLVIFVIKDAFALGQRSGVLMLAYFVAGCVAIPLWVKLGAKFEKHSTLIWAQLYSVVLLPAFFLLEPGNFALTLLVLVLFGLPYASHRFLMKAMMADITDEDQVTTGRMQAGVYFSLLASTEKIGLALAVGVTYALLDLVGFKTGVANDKAAIDGLLWVFVALPTALHVLCALALWRFPLGRERQRALRRQIEGAGV, from the coding sequence ATGCAGCTCTCGCGCGCCCGCCTGCTGGCGTTCGTTTCGCAGGCGCTGCCGATCGCCGGGCTCGGCCTGCCGATCGTGATCTATCTGCCGCCGTTCTACGCCGAGGAGCTCGGCCTGGGGCTGACGGCGGTCGGCTCGATCTTCATGATCACCCGCTTCTTCGACGTCGCCATCGATCCCGCCTTCGGCCTGTTCGCCGACCGTTACGGCACGCGCTGGGGCCGGCGCAAGCCGTGGATCGCCGCGGCGATACCCATCCTCGCCGTCAGCGTGTGGATGATCTTCCTGCCCGCGGGCACGGTGAGCGGCACCTACCTGCTGGTCTGGCTGCTGATCCTCTATGTCGGCTGGACCTGCGCCACGATCTCGATCCTGGCGTGGAGCGCCGAGCTCGCCACCGACTACGACGCGCGTACCCGTCTGCAGGGCGCCTACCAGGCGATGCTGATGGTCGGCCTGATCGCCGTGCTCGCCGTACCGGCGCTCTACGAAGCCGCCGGCGAGGCCTCGCTGCGCGAGAAGATGCGCGGCGTCGGCCTCTTCATCGTCGTGCTGCTGGTCCCGACCTTCCTCGCCGCGCTCGCCTTCGTGCCCGAGGTATCCGTCGCCGAGCGTCCCCATGTCGACTGGCGCGGCGTGCTCTTCGCGCTGTGGCGCAGCCGGCCGCTGCGCCGCCTGCTGCTCGCCGACCTGCTGATCGGCCTGTCGAGCGGCGTGTCGGGCTCGCTGGTGATCTTCGTCATCAAGGACGCCTTCGCGCTCGGCCAGCGCTCCGGCGTGCTGATGCTGGCCTATTTCGTCGCCGGCTGCGTCGCGATCCCGCTCTGGGTGAAGCTCGGCGCGAAGTTCGAGAAGCACTCCACCTTGATCTGGGCGCAGCTCTACAGCGTCGTGCTGCTGCCGGCGTTCTTCCTGCTGGAGCCCGGTAATTTCGCGCTGACACTGCTCGTGCTGGTGCTGTTCGGCCTGCCCTATGCCTCGCACCGCTTCCTGATGAAGGCGATGATGGCCGACATCACCGACGAGGACCAGGTCACCACCGGCCGCATGCAGGCCGGCGTCTACTTCTCGCTGCTCGCCAGCACCGAGAAGATCGGCCTGGCGCTGGCCGTGGGCGTGACCTACGCGCTGCTCGACCTCGTGGGCTTCAAGACCGGCGTGGCCAACGACAAGGCAGCGATCGACGGCCTGCTCTGGGTCTTCGTCGCCCTGCCCACCGCGCTGCACGTGCTGTGCGCGCTCGCGCTGTGGCGCTTCCCGCTCGGCCGCGAACGCCAACGCGCGCTGCGCCGGCAGATCGAGGGGGCGGGGGTGTAG
- the cas9 gene encoding type II CRISPR RNA-guided endonuclease Cas9 (Cas9, originally named Csn1, is the large, multifunctional signature protein of type II CRISPR/Cas systems. It is well known even to general audiences because its RNA-guided endonuclease activity has made it a popular tool for custom editing of eukaryotic genomes.) produces MTAAFEPVLRESLTLGIDLGIASCGWAMIEGADSGDGRIIAMGVRCFDAPETAKERTPTNQIRRQNRLMRRVIKRRRQRMNGVRALLKSHGLLTDDSKKVLAMGLNPWTLRAEALNRPLEGPELAVALGHIAKHRGFKSNSKRDRGKNANEESSKMLGAIERTREHLKDWRTVGEMFAKDATYAARKRNRDGNFDRSILRDDLEREVVLIFDRQRRMGNAIANPDLQRQFIETAFFQRPLQDSDDRVGFCPFESDERRAAKHSPSFERFRLASRLCTLSVRYAGGERTLTAGEISLAMADFGAPGIKLTYKRLRGLLKLGDGDSFDVPREEEGKREIASRSSDQAAGTKAFRNVLGDAWKTLLNQPDKVDRAAAIITFREAPESIRKGLEEIDFEPLVLEALMKGVVEGDFATFRGAGHISAKAARNILPHLMRGLVYSEACTASGYDHARRPETDLSAIGNPVARKALGEAVRQVRAIVREYGLPGAIHIELARDVGKSKEERDKITSGIEKRNKAKDRLREEYRGTVGREAANAEDLLRFELWKEQAGRCFYSDSEIHPDWIVSSDNRVQVDHILPWSRSGDDSFINKTLCIAKENQDKKGLTPFEWFKQVRTEEAWEAFATRVETNKAFKGRKKRNYLLRDAKVLEEKFRPRNLTDTQYATRLLADMLRGMYPVDGSRRVFTRPGALTDRLRRAWGVQGLKKDKDGKRIPDDRHHALDALIVAATTEGALNRLTRAAQIEEERGSSRFIAKFPMPWPNFKEDVDALFPHIFVSRAERGRVRGEAHAATIRAIGKDENGPVVHERKSVETLNEKDLDRIKDAERNHRVVSALRDWVMAGKPKDRPPLSPKGDPIRKVSLTTNKKADVLIRDGAADRGEMVRVDVFRKPNRRGTTEYFLVPVYPHQVASKEDFPQAPSAYVRGGGEEEPLTADHEFLFSLSQLSFLEIEKQDGTCIHGYFRALDRNTGAIKISPHDTLQAMITGIGARSLKVFRKFQVDRLGRRHEIQRETRTWRGVACT; encoded by the coding sequence ATGACGGCAGCTTTCGAACCCGTATTGCGGGAAAGTCTGACGCTGGGCATTGATCTCGGAATTGCCTCGTGCGGCTGGGCGATGATTGAGGGTGCCGACAGCGGAGACGGCCGCATCATCGCAATGGGCGTTCGGTGCTTCGATGCTCCGGAAACCGCCAAGGAGCGTACGCCGACCAATCAGATCAGACGTCAGAACCGACTCATGCGCCGCGTCATCAAGCGCCGGAGGCAGCGGATGAACGGGGTACGGGCTTTGCTCAAGAGCCACGGACTGCTGACCGACGATTCGAAGAAGGTGCTGGCGATGGGCCTGAACCCCTGGACATTGCGGGCCGAGGCGCTGAACCGCCCTCTCGAAGGGCCGGAGCTGGCGGTGGCTTTAGGCCATATCGCGAAGCACCGCGGCTTCAAGTCGAACAGCAAGCGCGACCGGGGCAAGAACGCCAACGAGGAGTCATCGAAGATGCTTGGCGCGATCGAGAGGACGCGTGAGCATCTGAAGGACTGGCGCACAGTCGGCGAAATGTTCGCCAAGGATGCGACCTATGCCGCACGTAAGCGCAATCGCGACGGCAACTTTGATCGCTCCATCTTGCGCGACGATTTGGAGCGCGAGGTCGTGCTGATATTCGACCGGCAGCGGCGCATGGGAAACGCCATCGCGAATCCTGATCTGCAGCGCCAGTTCATCGAAACCGCGTTCTTTCAACGGCCGTTGCAGGATAGCGACGATCGGGTCGGATTCTGCCCATTTGAATCTGACGAGCGCCGCGCCGCGAAGCACAGCCCATCTTTCGAACGGTTCCGACTCGCGTCGCGCTTATGCACGCTGAGCGTTCGCTACGCTGGTGGTGAGCGAACACTGACAGCTGGGGAAATCTCCCTTGCGATGGCCGACTTCGGCGCGCCGGGTATCAAGCTGACCTACAAGCGGTTGCGCGGGCTGCTAAAGCTCGGCGATGGGGACTCGTTCGATGTCCCTCGTGAGGAGGAAGGGAAGCGCGAGATCGCGTCGCGATCAAGCGATCAGGCCGCCGGCACCAAGGCATTCCGCAATGTGCTGGGCGATGCCTGGAAGACGCTGTTGAACCAGCCCGACAAGGTCGACCGTGCCGCTGCAATCATCACCTTCCGTGAGGCGCCCGAGTCCATCCGCAAGGGCCTCGAGGAAATCGATTTCGAGCCGCTGGTCCTAGAGGCACTGATGAAGGGCGTTGTCGAGGGCGATTTCGCCACCTTCAGGGGTGCGGGTCACATCTCGGCCAAGGCAGCACGTAATATTCTGCCGCATCTCATGAGAGGGCTCGTCTATTCGGAAGCCTGCACGGCCTCGGGCTATGACCACGCGCGCCGCCCCGAAACCGATCTCTCCGCCATCGGCAATCCCGTCGCCCGCAAGGCGCTCGGTGAAGCCGTGAGGCAAGTTCGGGCGATCGTACGTGAATACGGCCTACCAGGCGCCATTCATATCGAGTTGGCGCGCGATGTCGGCAAGAGCAAGGAAGAGCGTGACAAGATCACGAGCGGTATCGAGAAGCGCAACAAGGCCAAAGACCGTCTGCGCGAAGAATACCGGGGCACGGTTGGACGCGAAGCCGCGAACGCCGAGGATCTGCTGCGCTTCGAGCTATGGAAAGAACAGGCTGGCCGCTGCTTTTACTCGGATAGCGAGATCCACCCGGACTGGATCGTCTCCTCGGACAACCGCGTCCAAGTCGATCACATCCTGCCGTGGAGTCGATCAGGGGACGACAGTTTCATCAACAAGACGCTGTGCATTGCCAAGGAGAACCAGGACAAGAAGGGACTGACGCCGTTCGAATGGTTCAAGCAAGTGCGAACAGAAGAGGCATGGGAGGCGTTTGCCACAAGAGTCGAGACGAACAAGGCATTCAAGGGACGCAAGAAGCGCAACTACCTTCTGCGCGATGCCAAGGTTCTCGAAGAAAAATTTCGACCGCGCAATCTTACTGACACACAGTATGCGACACGTCTGCTCGCCGACATGCTGAGAGGCATGTATCCCGTGGATGGTTCTCGCCGTGTGTTCACGCGCCCAGGCGCGCTGACCGACCGGTTGCGGCGCGCTTGGGGCGTTCAGGGTCTGAAAAAGGACAAGGACGGTAAGCGTATTCCCGACGACCGGCATCACGCATTGGATGCGCTCATCGTCGCGGCCACGACCGAAGGAGCGCTCAACCGCCTGACGCGCGCCGCACAGATCGAGGAGGAACGCGGCTCCAGCCGCTTCATCGCGAAGTTTCCCATGCCGTGGCCCAACTTCAAGGAAGACGTGGATGCGCTCTTCCCACACATCTTCGTTAGCCGGGCCGAACGCGGACGCGTGCGCGGAGAAGCTCATGCGGCAACCATTCGTGCCATAGGCAAAGACGAGAATGGGCCTGTTGTCCATGAGCGAAAATCGGTGGAGACGCTGAACGAGAAGGACCTCGACCGCATCAAAGACGCCGAGCGTAATCACCGCGTCGTGTCGGCGCTGCGCGATTGGGTCATGGCGGGCAAACCAAAGGACAGGCCGCCGCTGTCGCCGAAGGGCGATCCCATCCGCAAGGTGAGCCTCACCACTAACAAGAAGGCCGATGTGCTGATCCGCGACGGCGCCGCCGACCGGGGCGAGATGGTGCGCGTGGACGTGTTCCGGAAGCCGAATAGGAGGGGCACTACCGAGTATTTTCTGGTGCCGGTTTATCCGCATCAAGTCGCCTCCAAAGAGGACTTCCCCCAAGCTCCAAGCGCATATGTGCGGGGCGGTGGCGAGGAGGAGCCGCTTACAGCCGATCACGAGTTCCTATTCAGCTTGAGTCAATTGTCGTTCCTTGAGATTGAGAAGCAAGACGGCACATGCATCCATGGGTATTTCCGCGCACTCGATCGGAACACGGGCGCGATCAAGATCTCGCCACACGACACGCTGCAAGCAATGATCACCGGCATCGGTGCGCGCAGCCTGAAGGTCTTTCGGAAGTTTCAGGTCGACCGCCTCGGTCGACGGCATGAAATCCAGCGAGAAACCCGCACATGGCGTGGCGTGGCCTGCACATAA
- a CDS encoding DUF1036 domain-containing protein: MLRKLAIVAGVIGAMAISGGAQAQNSFRLCNLSSVDIEVAKALNTGKKNAQGGHIIISEGWYKFAKGECAVLWSGKLQYRYYLLYGQNKNVNKEWKGNIPICVSRQPFTITSDLCPPDKYRRMFFQVDTGDNDGWTQNLRD; the protein is encoded by the coding sequence ATGCTTCGTAAACTGGCGATCGTCGCCGGCGTGATCGGCGCCATGGCGATATCGGGGGGAGCCCAGGCGCAGAACAGCTTCCGGCTCTGCAATCTGTCCTCGGTCGACATCGAGGTGGCCAAGGCGCTGAACACCGGCAAGAAGAACGCCCAGGGCGGCCACATCATCATCTCGGAGGGCTGGTACAAGTTCGCCAAGGGCGAATGCGCCGTGCTGTGGAGCGGCAAGCTCCAGTACCGCTACTACCTGCTCTACGGCCAGAACAAGAACGTCAACAAGGAGTGGAAGGGCAACATCCCGATCTGCGTCAGCCGCCAGCCCTTCACCATCACCTCCGACCTCTGCCCGCCGGACAAGTACCGGCGCATGTTCTTCCAGGTCGACACCGGCGACAACGACGGCTGGACGCAGAACCTGCGCGACTGA
- a CDS encoding enoyl-CoA hydratase/isomerase family protein, with product MAENPVLLTVDGRGVASVTFNRPEVNNAYDGALIEGLLRALDALERTPGLRAAVLRGNGRHFQAGADLAWIRGVRAQDAAANEQASLATAEAVRRLNEAPCPTVALIRGACIGGGTGIAAACDVVVAAEDAFFAISETRWGLMAGIIIPQLVDAMGVRQVRRYALSGERFDAHEARRVGLVHEVVPVAELEATGARIVDAILMNAPEATAQTKRRSLAVACSLLDAEAVATLVREHAAKRQTDEAAEGLASFVERRKPGWYPS from the coding sequence ATGGCGGAAAATCCAGTCCTTTTGACGGTCGATGGGCGTGGCGTCGCGTCCGTCACCTTCAACCGGCCCGAGGTCAACAACGCCTATGACGGCGCGCTGATCGAGGGCCTGTTGCGCGCGCTCGATGCGCTGGAGCGAACGCCCGGCCTGCGCGCCGCGGTGCTGCGCGGCAACGGCCGGCACTTCCAGGCCGGCGCCGACCTGGCGTGGATCCGCGGCGTGCGCGCGCAGGACGCGGCGGCGAACGAGCAGGCCTCGCTGGCGACCGCCGAGGCGGTGCGCCGGCTCAACGAGGCGCCCTGCCCGACCGTGGCGCTGATCCGTGGCGCCTGCATCGGCGGCGGCACCGGCATCGCCGCCGCCTGCGACGTCGTCGTCGCCGCCGAGGACGCCTTCTTCGCCATCAGCGAGACGCGCTGGGGCCTGATGGCGGGCATCATCATCCCGCAGCTCGTCGACGCCATGGGCGTCAGGCAGGTGCGGCGCTACGCGCTCAGCGGCGAGCGCTTCGACGCGCACGAGGCGCGCCGCGTCGGCCTGGTGCACGAGGTCGTGCCCGTCGCCGAGCTCGAGGCGACCGGCGCGCGCATCGTCGATGCCATCCTGATGAACGCGCCGGAGGCGACGGCGCAGACCAAGCGGCGCAGCCTGGCGGTGGCGTGCTCGCTGCTCGACGCCGAGGCCGTGGCGACGCTGGTGCGCGAGCACGCCGCCAAGCGCCAGACCGACGAGGCCGCCGAAGGCCTAGCCAGCTTCGTCGAGAGGCGCAAGCCCGGCTGGTATCCGAGTTGA
- a CDS encoding D-2-hydroxyacid dehydrogenase family protein: MKLAILDDYQNIALGYGDWDRLRARGVEVTAFDRHLGEPDEAARALAPFDLVLLMRERQPFPKALIDRLPNLKFVTLTGSRAPSMDLAALTARGIPVSNTGAGGSSAPTAELSWALIMDATRHVTAGDRLVRKGGWHKGLPMGFALEGKRLGVIGLGKLGSRVARYAKAFDMEVVAWSQNLTADKAAEAGATLVSKDELLATSDVITIHMILSGRTRGLIGAADFARMKRGVIFVNTSRGPIVEEAALVAALKSGHVASAGLDVYDVEPMRPGHALVELDNVVLSPHLGYVVEPAFRAFYADAIENFLAWLDGKPIRVMNPETVK; the protein is encoded by the coding sequence ATGAAGCTCGCCATCCTCGACGACTACCAGAACATCGCCCTGGGCTATGGCGACTGGGACCGGCTGCGCGCGCGCGGCGTCGAGGTGACGGCCTTCGACCGCCATCTCGGCGAGCCGGACGAGGCGGCCAGGGCGCTGGCGCCGTTCGACCTCGTGCTGCTGATGCGCGAGCGCCAGCCGTTTCCCAAGGCGCTGATCGATCGGCTGCCCAACCTGAAGTTCGTCACGCTCACCGGCTCGCGCGCGCCCAGCATGGATCTCGCGGCGCTCACCGCGCGCGGCATCCCGGTCAGCAACACCGGCGCCGGCGGCTCGAGCGCGCCCACCGCGGAGCTGAGCTGGGCGCTGATCATGGACGCCACGCGCCACGTCACGGCCGGCGACCGGCTGGTGCGCAAGGGCGGCTGGCACAAGGGCCTGCCGATGGGTTTCGCGCTGGAGGGCAAGCGGCTGGGCGTGATCGGCCTGGGCAAACTGGGCTCGCGCGTCGCGCGCTACGCGAAGGCCTTCGACATGGAGGTGGTGGCCTGGAGCCAGAACCTCACGGCGGACAAGGCGGCGGAGGCCGGCGCGACGCTGGTGAGCAAGGACGAGCTGCTGGCGACGTCGGACGTGATCACCATTCATATGATCCTGAGCGGCCGCACGCGCGGGCTGATCGGCGCGGCGGATTTCGCCAGGATGAAGCGGGGCGTGATCTTCGTGAACACCTCGCGCGGGCCGATCGTCGAGGAGGCCGCGCTGGTCGCGGCGCTGAAGAGCGGCCACGTCGCCTCGGCCGGGCTCGACGTCTACGACGTCGAGCCGATGCGGCCGGGCCATGCGCTCGTCGAGCTCGACAACGTCGTGCTGTCGCCGCATCTGGGCTACGTCGTCGAGCCGGCCTTCCGCGCCTTCTACGCCGATGCGATCGAGAACTTCCTCGCCTGGCTCGACGGCAAGCCGATCCGCGTCATGAACCCCGAGACGGTGAAATGA
- the cas2 gene encoding CRISPR-associated endonuclease Cas2, with the protein MFVFFDLPVGTKAERRTATRFRNFLKDDGYMMLQFSVCARVARGEDAASKHVQRVTKNLPKKGSVRVLQVTDKQYARMRLLLGEAKKTERVAPQQMVLL; encoded by the coding sequence ATGTTCGTCTTCTTCGACCTGCCTGTTGGCACGAAGGCGGAGCGCCGCACGGCGACCCGCTTCCGCAACTTCCTAAAGGACGACGGCTATATGATGCTGCAGTTTTCCGTTTGCGCGCGGGTGGCGCGAGGGGAGGATGCGGCCTCGAAGCATGTCCAGCGCGTGACGAAGAATCTGCCGAAGAAGGGCAGCGTGCGCGTGCTCCAGGTGACGGATAAGCAATATGCCCGTATGCGTCTGCTGCTTGGCGAGGCGAAAAAAACCGAGCGAGTCGCCCCCCAGCAAATGGTTCTGCTCTGA
- a CDS encoding malate/lactate/ureidoglycolate dehydrogenase, which yields MAASAGKVGEVRVNAERLTAYIRAICEKEGSEPGEARIVAENLVLANLYGHDSHGVGMIPRYIENARAGNCKRNWHARIVVDNGAVITVDGGKGYGQVVAGEAMDFGIERARQFGVCVVGLRNCHHIGRIGAWGERCADAGMVSMHYVNVHGHKPLVAPFGGAEARFSTNPYCCTIPGENGQHIVLDFATSQVAMGKVRVAYNKREEMEPGLLIDHEGNHTADPGVMWGNGPFGAILPFGLHKGGGLAVICDILSGALTGGMTATPETTKGPPGDIVNNMLSVIIDPAKLGGESIWRKDSQDFIAWVKSARPQPGVEQVLTPGEPERARRADRLARGVPVDETTWGQLRDTARLVGLSDAEVDRLTGL from the coding sequence ATGGCGGCGAGTGCGGGCAAGGTCGGCGAGGTCAGGGTCAACGCCGAGCGGTTGACGGCGTATATCCGGGCGATCTGCGAGAAGGAGGGCAGCGAGCCCGGCGAGGCGAGGATCGTCGCCGAGAATCTGGTGCTGGCCAATCTCTACGGCCACGACAGCCACGGCGTCGGCATGATCCCGCGCTACATCGAGAACGCGCGCGCCGGCAACTGCAAGCGCAACTGGCATGCCCGCATCGTCGTCGACAACGGCGCGGTGATCACCGTCGACGGCGGCAAGGGCTACGGCCAGGTGGTCGCCGGCGAGGCGATGGATTTCGGCATCGAGCGCGCCCGCCAGTTCGGCGTCTGCGTCGTCGGCCTGCGCAACTGCCATCACATCGGCCGCATCGGCGCCTGGGGCGAGCGCTGCGCCGATGCCGGCATGGTCTCGATGCACTACGTCAACGTGCACGGCCACAAGCCGCTGGTCGCGCCGTTCGGCGGTGCGGAGGCGCGCTTCTCGACCAACCCCTATTGCTGCACCATCCCGGGCGAGAACGGCCAGCACATCGTGCTCGACTTCGCCACCAGCCAGGTCGCCATGGGCAAGGTGCGCGTGGCCTACAACAAGCGCGAGGAGATGGAGCCCGGCCTGTTGATCGACCACGAGGGCAACCACACCGCCGATCCCGGGGTGATGTGGGGCAACGGCCCGTTCGGCGCCATCCTGCCCTTCGGCCTGCACAAGGGCGGCGGGCTGGCGGTGATCTGCGACATCCTCTCGGGCGCGCTGACCGGCGGCATGACGGCGACGCCGGAGACCACCAAGGGCCCGCCGGGCGACATCGTCAACAACATGCTGTCGGTGATCATCGACCCCGCGAAGCTCGGCGGCGAGAGCATCTGGCGCAAGGACTCGCAAGACTTCATCGCCTGGGTGAAGTCGGCCAGGCCGCAGCCCGGCGTCGAGCAGGTGCTGACCCCGGGCGAGCCCGAGCGCGCCCGGCGCGCCGACCGGCTGGCCCGGGGCGTGCCGGTCGACGAGACGACCTGGGGCCAGCTGCGCGACACCGCCCGTCTGGTCGGGCTGAGCGACGCCGAGGTCGACCGCCTGACGGGTCTCTGA